Below is a window of Malania oleifera isolate guangnan ecotype guangnan chromosome 1, ASM2987363v1, whole genome shotgun sequence DNA.
CAAATTTAGTAACTACGGGACGTTAGGTCTGAACTGAGATAGCTACAAAGTTTAATAAAATTCTCTGCAAGGTGGAAATTTTATGTCATTCAAAAAAGAAAATACCAAAGCAACATCACAATGTCAtaacatttttgaattttcacgagagattttatctttttatcaaaGAAGGTGAATGTCTTTTATCCTAAAGTTAATAATTTAACAGAAAGTCGCATTTACAAAAGTCAACAATACCAGTGTCAAGTAAAAATTTTCAATCCTCAATTCCCAATTCTATTCATGGGAGCATAAtctataattttttgaattttacaaTTCCGAAAATCCGTTGGATCAGTACTAATCCATCAGGAATACTAATTAATAATCTACAAGCAAAGgcacaaatattttcaaaataacagCACCGATCAATGGAGCACTCTGAAATGAAgaaattattatatacatacattacCCCTTGTGAACAGTGGTAGAAGGTTCTGTCCCCACTACCATACAGACACACATGGTAAGAATCCATCTTGGAAACTCACAAAACTTAAATTAATTGGATAGTGGTGGGAGATTTTGTCCCAACTACCATTAAATTGTGTGTAATTGAACTAGCTGGATGATGAGCCACTGTAATTAATAATTTACATTAATTGTAAAAATTAATGGTCTGCAATTTTATTAGGGAAAAAATAATAGCAAGAATCTAAGATGAAGAAATACCTTAGATTTAGTGACATACCTTACACAGAAGAGTTGTGGATTTGCTTGTGATGCCATGAAGTACAACGATGAGGAGGAACACAGCATTGACATAATCCTCAAAACCAAACCCTTTGGCGTACCAAACGTCATTCTGTTGAGGTTCAAATATTGAGAGACAAACAGGGTAGCGGCCAGCCTCCTCCTCTCctgaattaataattaaaaaaacatgaaagtaaaaacaaagacGGTGATGTTATAAAATTCATGCTCCAAAACATAGGGTAAAAATTATTAATATAGAAATGAGAATAGAACCAATAAGTTATGCAATTTGGACTTCTAAAAATAATTCAATAGTTTGTTCAAATTCTCAAATTTCATCCCCTATTTGTATTACAAACTGTTGAGCTTTGTATTTTATCAATTCAAAATTAGTATAAACTATATATTATAAAATCCTGCTCCAACTCAGTTTCTCTCCACAGCTCAAAACTTAAATTGAAGAACAAGCCATGACATGGAGATACTGCCCAAGTTTTCTATGAGATGGATACAGTTAAAAATATTCTCAGTTTTAACAAATGGCTCTGCATGAAAATTGTCAAATTAAATATATACTACCATACAAACATAAATTTTATGATCTGAAGCCTTGTCAAATAAATTACTGACGGCACAGTTTTAAGAAATGGCTACGCATGATGAGCTCTCTAGAAGAGAGAGTATAAAAATTCACAGATTTTGGGAAGCAATTAAGCAACTAATGATCAAGATTCCAAATCAACGCTGTGGCTTGCGCTGCTATTGCAGGaactaaaactcaattttttccGATGCATATAAACAAACAATTTTTCCCATCTAAGACTAAGTCATTGGCTCATCCCACATTCAAAATCATTTATCTTCTTGGATCAAGAGAAACGAAGACATGATCAAAATCTAGTTGCTTGAAAATTAAATCCATGATAAAACTGAAAATTCCAATGAACATGTAAACTCTACTACATTTTGATTTACTTGACAAAATAAATATTTCAGTTTTGGTGATTGCCGAACTGGATTGATGGGAAGTTGCGGAGACAATTCTCAAACAGTCTTGATCGAATCAATTTGTGATTCTGCTTGCATTTTGTGTTTGCTTTGCAGTAGAAGTGTCATTATTTGCTTATCCCAACAGATTTATACTATCTTCATCTAAAATTTGCTTACTGCATCTAGTTTTCATCGGCATCATCAACACATCATGTTGTGAAAGAAATCAAAAGATAAGAAAGCAATGCAACTTACTTGTGTAGGAAGATTCTTCAATAAAAACTTTGACACGTTGTTCACCACCAGCGAAGTCAATCAAATGAGTCTCTTCTTGATTTGCAAAAAATTTGACACGTATCGGTGCAGAGGGAAGTGCATGCAAATTCAGAAGTAGATACACTTTAAAAGTTGGTTCTGCTATAATAGTAATAATTTTAAGTAGGACCTTTCAAAAGTGATCATTTAATTGATCATTTATTTGTTTAGaatttacatatacataaatttccATTTGGTCTCATTTTGAGATTCTCAAGCAGTTGAAGACATAGGAAGGACTCTGTTAGCGAAGGACAATGATTTTGATTGAAAACCAAAATGCAAGAGCAGAGAACATGCAAAAAGGCCCAGAACTGATCTCTTGGTGTAAGCTAATGAAAAAGAGTTCATACATGTGAATAATTTCAAGTTCTCATACAAGAGGGAGAAATAAACACAAAACATCTGTTATCtgtcaaaattcaaaataaaaaacaaaagaatGATTAGGACTTTTAGGACCCTTCACTGCCATATGCAAACAAAGAGACAATTCGGACAAGTTATAGTATTGGTTTTCATTGAAtctaaaaaaatgtttttaagtGCACTGTTAAGAGACTAGAATTGAAGAAGGGTAGCAGGAATGGCCGAATGAAAGATACTGAATATCTGGAACTGTTCTTGCACAGTTCTCATTGATAAttgaaggtatatatatacagcAAAAGGAATATTGAATAACAGAAAACAATTTGTAACAGATTGGTCATATAAAACAGAAAAAAGGAATAATACAATGAACAGCCATAACTAATTACAGAGATGTTGATTCCTGTGCACCAACTGTTTGTGAAAAGGCCTCCTTGTGTGCAGCTGGGTTATATAGCTTAGTACGCCCCTTCGAGTTCAACGATGTATCAATAACATAGAGACTCGATTTGAACCGAAGAAATTTGTCAGAAACCAATGGTTTTGTCAAGACAACTGCAATTTGATCTTGGGAGCTAATGAAAGAAACTTTAAGCGAGTTCGCAGCCACCCGAActcgaacaaaatgaaaaacaatatccatgtgttttgttcttgagtgaaaAACTGGATTAGATGATAGATATGTTGCCCCTAGGTTGTCACACCATAAAGTGGGAGCTTGAAAGAGCTTAATGCCAAGCTCACACAACACAATTAGTAACCAAATAAGTTTAGCTGCTGAGGAAGCTATGGACTTGTACTCAGCTTCCATTGAAGACCTAGCAACCGTCTAATGCTTTTTGGAACTCCAAGATATGAAGTGTTTGCCAAGATAGATGCAAAATCCCCCTCGTGGAACGACGATCATCAGGACAACCTCCGCAATTGGCATCCAAGAAAGCTCGGAGCCTGAGACGTGAGTTGGAGGCAAAGAAGAGACCATCATTTATGGTGGCTTTCAAGTATCTGAGTATGCGCTTTATTGCACTCCAATGAGATGATTTTGGGGAACTCAtgaattgaaagaccttgttgaCAGAGAAGGAAATATCTCGTTGTGCAACCGAGAGATATTGCAAGCCTCCTACAATGCTGCGATATAgagtaacatcctcaaaatttgggGTATCGGTTTTGGACAATTTTAGGGAGGCAACCATTGGTGACGAAATTGGTTTGGCATGAAGCATATTGCTGCGGCTGAGAAGTTGCTTgatgtattttcttagataaGACAAGACCATCAGTGGTGTAGTCAACTTCAATGCcaaaaaagaaagataagagtACCAAGATCTTTTACTGGAAAGGCAAGTCCCAAATCATGAATGAGATCAACGATGGCGGACTGTTTGGAAAATGTGATGACTATATCTTCCACATAGATAAGCAAGTACATATGAAGATCATTGCAATTGAGAATAAAAAGAGATGGGTCAGCTCTAGAAGCAATAAAGCCGTAATCAAGGAACTAGGAACTTAACTGAGCAAACCATGCACGTGgggcttgcttaagcccatatataGCTCTCTCAAGTTTGCAGACGTGGGAAGGCCGAGAGGGATCCACAAAACCTTGAGGTTGCTGCATATAGACATCATCAGTGAGCACACCATGTAAGAATGCATTTTCAATGTCAATTTGATGCAAGCACCAGCCATGAGATACAACAATAGATATAATAAGCTGGATGATTGAGGGTTTTACTACAGGGCTGAATGTGTCATGGAAGTCTAACAACTGGTCGATGAAACCCTTTCGCAACAAGACGTGCCTTCCGTCTCTTAAAAGAACCACCAGCTAGGGTTTTGGTGCGAAAGATCCAACGGCATCCCAATACATTCATGTGAGGTACAGGTGGTACCAAAGTCCATGTCTAATTCCGAATGAGAGCATCGTATTCTTTGGACATGGCCTCCTTCCATTCAGTGTGTTTGTTAGCCTCGGAAAAACTTGAAGGATCATCTGGTACACCTGCATAGACAGTAAGACAATTGCGAGTGGGGTATAGCATGGTTCCATCAGTAAAATTCCATGGACGATATGAATTGGGGTGGGATCGAGTGACGATAGGGGAACAAGGTGGGATAAGACAAGGATTAGGATTAGACAAAGCGGGGGATGGAGGGGGTGCAGGAGAAGAATCAGAGGAAAGGGATAATGTTGGTGAGAGGATTGGGGTggagatggggggggggggggggggattgggaTTAGCTGGGGTGATAGGAGATAAAGGTAAACGGGTGCTTGGATGTGGGCCTAAGATGGAGGAGGGAAGGACAGGTAGAGGGGCTGGCCGGGAGGTAGATGGGTTAGAAATTGGTGTGGTCCTGGTTTTGAAGATAGGGAATGAATATTCATTGAATATGACATCACATGAAATGTACATGCAATTTGAGTTGAGATCAAGACACTTGTAGCCTTTATGTGTTGGACAGGTAGAGGGGCTGGCCGGGAGGTAGATGGGTTAGAAATTGGTGTGGTCCTGGTTTTGAAGATAGGGAATGAATATTCATTGAATATGACATCACATGAAATGTACATGCAATTTGAGTTGAGATCAAGACACTTGTAGCCTTTATGTGTTGGACTGTAGCCTAAGAAGAGACATGACGTGGACCGGAACTTTAATTTGTGAGAGGAATATGGTCGAAAGTTGGGCCAACATTCACACCCAAAAACTTTAAGAAACTTGTAATCAGACTCTTAATGATAGACCAAGGAGTAGGGAGATTTGTTCTTCGGAACAGGAGTGGGTAAGAGATTGATCAGGAAAACCGCAGTTTCAAAAGCCTCGGGCCAATATGAGAACGGGAGAGATGAGTGAGCAAGGAGGGCTAGGCCCGTTTCTACAATGTGACGATGTTTTCTTTCTATGTGGCCATTTTGTTGGTGTGTATGAGGACATGAGAATCTGTGAGTAATGCAAAGTTGTTTGCAAAAGGTGGTGAGAGGTTGAAACTCACCTCCCCCATGAGTTTGTAAGGTAATGAGTTTGGTGTTAAAGAGTTGTTCAATGAATGTTAAAAAAGTGGTGAAAATATGGAAGACATCAGACTTTGACTTGATGGGaaaaatccaagtgaagcatgtGAAGGAGTCCACAAATtaaagataatatttataaacatttCTTGAGACATGGTGGGCTGGACCCCATAGGTTAGCATATAATGATTGTAAGGGCCTAGTATAATGGGCCTGTTTTGAGGAAAAGGAAAACTGATGACATTTTTCTAGGGGATATTCAGAACATTGAAACACATAATCAGTGGGAGATAATGGAAGGCTCTTGGATCGCAGGACTTAGAGACCAAGGTTAAAAAAAATGACCAAGCCTTCGATGCCATTGATCCATGGAGGTTCGTTCGCCAATATGGGTTGATGGAGATGACAGAATGGTTGTAGTCAATGGAAATTGGTGGAGACCATCACGAGTTGGACCAATGAGGAGAATTTTCCTGGTTGCCTTGTCCTTCACACAAAAATGAGTGGAGTGAAACTCAAAATAATAGGAATTATCAACACAGAATTGAAGAACAGACACTAAATTTTAGTAATTGACGAAACATGCAGAATATTCTGAAGAAGAAATGAAGAGGAGTTGTAGGAGAGGGAGGTATCACCAGAGTTTTTCATTGGAAGGCCATTGCCATCACCCAACCGTATGGTCTCACCACCTTCATATGCTTCAGAAGATAAGTTCAAGTTACAGAGATCATTTGTGAGATGATGAGTGGCTGCAGAATCAGGGTACCAAACCGATTCATAAAATGGAGTATGAGCGGTGTAGTGAACAGAGAAATTGCTAGGAGGTTCAAATTGATATGCATGGTTGAATTGTTGACAGCACTAAAGAGCTACATGGCCTGCCTTGTTGCAGACCTGACAAATCGGTCGATGGGCGTTGTAATGTTGAGAAGACTGAGACGGAGATGACGATCAGCCACCACGAGCAGAGTCGGAGAACCGACCCCTGCCACGACCATGGCGTCCCCCACAATTGGGACCACGGCCTCGTTGGTCTCGTGCAGACGAAGTGAAATGTGCAGCTGGTTCGATAGATGCAGGGATGGGTCAATTTGTGAGAGCAAGCCAAGATTCATCGATAAGTAGTAGTTGGTAGAGCTCGTGGAAGGAAACAGGGGTGGATCTGGTGGTGATGGAGGTGACGAGGTGTTCGTACGTGGAGCCAAGGCCATTCAACAGGTATGTGACTAGCTCTTTGTTGGAGAGAGGGTTACCGGTGGCAACGATGGAGTCGGCAAGAAGACAGACTCAACCAACGTAATCGGAGATGGATTGATCACCTTGGGAGAGATTTGTGAGTTGGAAACGAGTTTGGAATTATTTGGCATAAGCTTGAGAGGAGAACATGGACGAAATTGCAGACCATAGCTGATGGGAAGTTTTGGAGGCCAAAACATGACCTAAAATGGAGTATGAGAGAAAGGAGAAAAGGATGTTGAGAACCAATTGATCAATACACCTCCAAGAATGATAGTCGGGATTGGGTTTCAGGTTCGATTGGGAAGAATCGGGAAGAAATTCCAAGGGAGGGATGGACAAGCCGTCAACAAAAGAGAAGAGGTCATGTCCACGAAGATAAGCTGAGATTTGGGCATTCCACAATAGGTAGTTATCGGTGGAGAGTTTGGTGGTGATGATGTGCGAGAAGGATGGAGCAGCCAAGAAGTGAGAGGAAGAGGGAGATGACAGACTCGCTGCCATTGAGGGGGGATCAGAGAGACTGGAGGTCTGagaaggctctaataccatgctAAGAGACTAGAATTGGAGTAGCAGGAATGGACGAATGAAGGATACTGAATATCTGGAATTGTTCTCACACAGTTCTCATTGATAAttgaaggtatatatatacagcAAAAGGAATATTGAATAACAGAAAACAATTTTTTACAGATTGATTATATAAAACAGAAAAAGCCATAACTAATTACAGAGACGCTGATTCCTGCACACCAACTGTTTGGGAAAAGGCCTCCTTGTGTGCAGCTGAGTTATATAGCATATTATGCACTGTTA
It encodes the following:
- the LOC131166366 gene encoding uncharacterized protein LOC131166366 isoform X1 encodes the protein MAGACIKLTLKMHSYMVCSLMMSICSNLKVLWIPLGLPTSANLRELYMGLSKPHVHGLLKETHLIDFAGGEQRVKVFIEESSYTREEEAGRYPVCLSIFEPQQNDVWYAKGFGFEDYVNAVFLLIVVLHGITSKSTTLLCKVRDCIHVYGGCLEFHFTSCRRIFFVHLAVTSSKKSCDSYRCIGLDIGAYINGSSWSNHLCGCFSVADYKEPPVSFYFVYSIFVILHSRFLFMVLFVCACCVKFLDE
- the LOC131166366 gene encoding uncharacterized protein LOC131166366 isoform X4 — translated: MTHSALYNLKVLWIPLGLPTSANLRELYMGLSKPHVHGLLKTHLIDFAGGEQRVKVFIEESSYTREEEAGRYPVCLSIFEPQQNDVWYAKGFGFEDYVNAVFLLIVVLHGITSKSTTLLCKVRDCIHVYGGCLEFHFTSCRRIFFVHLAVTSSKKSCDSYRCIGLDIGAYINGSSWSNHLCGCFSVADYKEPPVSFYFVYSIFVILHSRFLFMVLFVCACCVKFLDE
- the LOC131166366 gene encoding uncharacterized protein LOC131166366 isoform X3 — its product is MTHSALYNLKVLWIPLGLPTSANLRELYMGLSKPHVHGLLKETHLIDFAGGEQRVKVFIEESSYTREEEAGRYPVCLSIFEPQQNDVWYAKGFGFEDYVNAVFLLIVVLHGITSKSTTLLCKVRDCIHVYGGCLEFHFTSCRRIFFVHLAVTSSKKSCDSYRCIGLDIGAYINGSSWSNHLCGCFSVADYKEPPVSFYFVYSIFVILHSRFLFMVLFVCACCVKFLDE
- the LOC131166366 gene encoding uncharacterized protein LOC131166366 isoform X2, which codes for MAGACIKLTLKMHSYMVCSLMMSICSNLKVLWIPLGLPTSANLRELYMGLSKPHVHGLLKTHLIDFAGGEQRVKVFIEESSYTREEEAGRYPVCLSIFEPQQNDVWYAKGFGFEDYVNAVFLLIVVLHGITSKSTTLLCKVRDCIHVYGGCLEFHFTSCRRIFFVHLAVTSSKKSCDSYRCIGLDIGAYINGSSWSNHLCGCFSVADYKEPPVSFYFVYSIFVILHSRFLFMVLFVCACCVKFLDE
- the LOC131166366 gene encoding uncharacterized protein LOC131166366 isoform X6 codes for the protein MTHSALNLKVLWIPLGLPTSANLRELYMGLSKPHVHGLLKTHLIDFAGGEQRVKVFIEESSYTREEEAGRYPVCLSIFEPQQNDVWYAKGFGFEDYVNAVFLLIVVLHGITSKSTTLLCKVRDCIHVYGGCLEFHFTSCRRIFFVHLAVTSSKKSCDSYRCIGLDIGAYINGSSWSNHLCGCFSVADYKEPPVSFYFVYSIFVILHSRFLFMVLFVCACCVKFLDE
- the LOC131166366 gene encoding uncharacterized protein LOC131166366 isoform X5; this translates as MTHSALNLKVLWIPLGLPTSANLRELYMGLSKPHVHGLLKETHLIDFAGGEQRVKVFIEESSYTREEEAGRYPVCLSIFEPQQNDVWYAKGFGFEDYVNAVFLLIVVLHGITSKSTTLLCKVRDCIHVYGGCLEFHFTSCRRIFFVHLAVTSSKKSCDSYRCIGLDIGAYINGSSWSNHLCGCFSVADYKEPPVSFYFVYSIFVILHSRFLFMVLFVCACCVKFLDE